One Catharus ustulatus isolate bCatUst1 chromosome 20, bCatUst1.pri.v2, whole genome shotgun sequence DNA window includes the following coding sequences:
- the LOC117005374 gene encoding urotensin-2 receptor-like isoform X2, translating to MSLSDELESHFSATPYMVTDTSEDSVFRIRPNVSANGTGEGAWAAGSTEDMVAICTIGAILSLMCVVGVTGNVYTLLVMCHYLRSSASMYIYIINLALADLLYLLTIPFIVGTYFIQKWYFGDVGCRILFSLDFLTMHASIFTLTVMSTERYFAVLKPLDTVKRSKSYRKAIAVVIWLVSLLLTLPMLIMIQLVQRDNKSICLPTWSKLSYKVYLTILFGTSIVGPGVVIGYLYIRLARIYWVSQTASFKQTKRLPNQKVMKNINYLTTCLTYSNSCINPFLYTLLTKNYREYLKNRQRSLSSSSGYFQRRNRFQRISGRSLSTSSQHCTETYVLAHAPLGNSSA from the exons ATGTCCCTCAGTGACGAGCTGGAGAGCCACTTCTCTGCCACCCCCTACATGGTGACAGACACAAGTGAGGACAGCGTGTTCAGGATCAGGCCCAACGTCTCCGCCAATGGCACCGGGGAGGGCGCGTGGGCGGCCGGCTCCACGGAGGACATGGTTGCCATCTGCACCATCGGGGCCATCCTGTCGCTCATGTGCGTGGTGGGGGTCACAGGCAACGTCTACACCCTGCTGGTGATGTGTCACTACCTGCGCTCCTCGGCCTCCATGTACATTTACATCATCAACCTGGCGCTGGCCGACCTGCTCTACCTCCTCACCATCCCCTTCATCGTCGGCACCTACTTCATCCAGAAGTGGTACTTTGGGGACGTTGGCTGTCGCATCCTGTTCAGCCTGGACTTCCTGACCATGCATGCCAGCATCTTCACGCTCACAGTCATGAGCACGGAGCGCTACTTTGCCGTGCTGAAGCCCCTGGACACGGTGAAGAGGTCCAAGAGCTACCGCAAGGCCATTGCTGTGGTCATCtggctggtgtcactgctgctcaccCTGCCCATGCTCATCATGATCCAGCTGGTGCAAAGGGACAACAAAAGCATCTGCCTGCCCACCTGGAGCAAGCTGTCCTACAAAGTCTATCTCACCATCCTTTTTGGGACCAGCATCGTGGGCCCGGGCGTGGTCATTGGCTACCTTTACATCCGCCTGGCCAGGATTTACTGGGTGTCACAGACTGCGTCCTTCAAGCAGACCAAGAGGCTGCCCAACCAGAAG GTGATGAAGAACATTAATTACCTGACAACCTGCCTGACCTACAGCAACAGCTGCATCAACCCCTTCCTCTACACCCTGCTCACCAAAAACTACCGGGAGTACCTGAAGAACAGGCAGAggtccctcagcagcagcagtgggtaCTTCCAGAGGAGGAATCGTTTCCAGAGGATTTCAGGGAGATCCCTGTCCAcgagcagccagcactgcacagagacTTATGTCCTTGCTCACGCTCCTCTGGGAAACAGCAGTGCCTGA
- the LOC117005374 gene encoding urotensin-2 receptor-like isoform X1, with the protein MSLSDELESHFSATPYMVTDTSEDSVFRIRPNVSANGTGEGAWAAGSTEDMVAICTIGAILSLMCVVGVTGNVYTLLVMCHYLRSSASMYIYIINLALADLLYLLTIPFIVGTYFIQKWYFGDVGCRILFSLDFLTMHASIFTLTVMSTERYFAVLKPLDTVKRSKSYRKAIAVVIWLVSLLLTLPMLIMIQLVQRDNKSICLPTWSKLSYKVYLTILFGTSIVGPGVVIGYLYIRLARIYWVSQTASFKQTKRLPNQKVLYLIFTIVLVFWACFLPFWIWQLLFQYYESFPLSPKVMKNINYLTTCLTYSNSCINPFLYTLLTKNYREYLKNRQRSLSSSSGYFQRRNRFQRISGRSLSTSSQHCTETYVLAHAPLGNSSA; encoded by the coding sequence ATGTCCCTCAGTGACGAGCTGGAGAGCCACTTCTCTGCCACCCCCTACATGGTGACAGACACAAGTGAGGACAGCGTGTTCAGGATCAGGCCCAACGTCTCCGCCAATGGCACCGGGGAGGGCGCGTGGGCGGCCGGCTCCACGGAGGACATGGTTGCCATCTGCACCATCGGGGCCATCCTGTCGCTCATGTGCGTGGTGGGGGTCACAGGCAACGTCTACACCCTGCTGGTGATGTGTCACTACCTGCGCTCCTCGGCCTCCATGTACATTTACATCATCAACCTGGCGCTGGCCGACCTGCTCTACCTCCTCACCATCCCCTTCATCGTCGGCACCTACTTCATCCAGAAGTGGTACTTTGGGGACGTTGGCTGTCGCATCCTGTTCAGCCTGGACTTCCTGACCATGCATGCCAGCATCTTCACGCTCACAGTCATGAGCACGGAGCGCTACTTTGCCGTGCTGAAGCCCCTGGACACGGTGAAGAGGTCCAAGAGCTACCGCAAGGCCATTGCTGTGGTCATCtggctggtgtcactgctgctcaccCTGCCCATGCTCATCATGATCCAGCTGGTGCAAAGGGACAACAAAAGCATCTGCCTGCCCACCTGGAGCAAGCTGTCCTACAAAGTCTATCTCACCATCCTTTTTGGGACCAGCATCGTGGGCCCGGGCGTGGTCATTGGCTACCTTTACATCCGCCTGGCCAGGATTTACTGGGTGTCACAGACTGCGTCCTTCAAGCAGACCAAGAGGCTGCCCAACCAGAAGGTGCTCTATTTAATCTTCACCATAGTGCTGGTCTTCTGGGCTTGCTTCTTGCCTTTCTGGATATGGCAGCTCCTCTTCCAGTATTATGAATCCTTCCCTTTATCTCCCAAGGTGATGAAGAACATTAATTACCTGACAACCTGCCTGACCTACAGCAACAGCTGCATCAACCCCTTCCTCTACACCCTGCTCACCAAAAACTACCGGGAGTACCTGAAGAACAGGCAGAggtccctcagcagcagcagtgggtaCTTCCAGAGGAGGAATCGTTTCCAGAGGATTTCAGGGAGATCCCTGTCCAcgagcagccagcactgcacagagacTTATGTCCTTGCTCACGCTCCTCTGGGAAACAGCAGTGCCTGA